One window of the Micropterus dolomieu isolate WLL.071019.BEF.003 ecotype Adirondacks linkage group LG08, ASM2129224v1, whole genome shotgun sequence genome contains the following:
- the LOC123975391 gene encoding uncharacterized protein LOC123975391 isoform X2 produces the protein MNMKVHHTLICFFFLTLQDGKTGLINAEIHNGIEGGNITVKCSFTFSGSRKIFCRNECEEKDILVETAGDRAQSGRYSIEYTGRVFSSELMNVSITNLTKSDSGRYRCRLDRDWAPDSYEEFVIRVEDAPITSKPNWTPRPLSTSVPSASTLTTTQSLSTSSKSSTPSSASPEATKQTHQEHTTPAAGPATGVLLYVGLILVVMIILLSAAVLIFCRKRTKEPPVESEYANVTKPNPMYEEIRDEDRQSRSSPVEISRVKTYAKYTKPNGVETTDDDYSFVTAASSQKTTEDNSNELNYSQVDFSNAAAASLNSSPCGKADNVLYSVPRVEASLDGRQAEDASPPLYSTVS, from the exons ATGAACATGAAAGTCCATCACACTTTGatctgcttcttcttcctca CACTGCAGGATGGAAAAACTGGTCTCATCAATGCAGAAATTCATAATGGCATTGAAGGAGGAAACATCACAGTAAAATGCTCCTTCACTTTCTCTGGAAGCAGGAAGATCTTCTGTAGGAATGAATGTGAAGAAAAAGACATTCTCGTTGAAACAGCTGGTGACAGAGCTCAGAGTGGCAGATACAGCATTGAATATACAGGGCGGGTTTTTTCTTCTGAACTCATGAATGTGAGCATCACAAATCTGACTAAGTCTGACTCAGGACGGTACAGATGTAGATTGGACAGAGATTGGGCTCCAGATTCATATGAGGAGTTTGTCATCAGAGTTGAAGATG CTCCAATCACTTCTAAACCAAACTGGACTCCCAGACCTTTGTCAACATCAGTCCCATCAGCCTCCACACTGACGACAACACAGAGTTTAAGCACCAGTTCAAAAAGCTCAACACCTTCATCAGCCTCTCCTGAAGCTACCAAGCAGACTCATCAGGAACATACAACACCAGCTGCAGGTCCAG CGACAGGCGTGCTGCTGTATGTGGGTCTGATTCTGGTCGTCATGATCATCTTATTATCAGCGGCTGTGCTGATATTCTGCAGGAAGAGGACCAAAG AACCTCCTGTAGAAAGCGAGTATGCTAATGTCACAAAG CCTAATCCAATGTATGAGGAGATcagagatgaagacagacagagcagaTCTTCTCCTGTAGAAATATCCAGAGTTAAAACTTACGCTAAATACACCAAACCAAATGGAGTTGAAACCACAGACGATGACTACAGCTTTGTCACTGCAGCCAGTTCTCAGAAGACA ACTGAAGACAACTCGAATGAACTCAACTATTCTCAGGTGGATTTTTCCAACGCTGCAGCTGCCTCGCTCAACAGCTCCCCCTGTGGTAAAGCAGATAATGTCCTCTACTCTGTGCCGCGGGTAGAAGCGAGCTTGGATGGCAGGCAAGCCGAAGacgcttctcctcctctgtaCTCTACTGTTAGTTAA
- the LOC123975391 gene encoding uncharacterized protein LOC123975391 isoform X1 yields MNMKVHHTLICFFFLTLQDGKTGLINAEIHNGIEGGNITVKCSFTFSGSRKIFCRNECEEKDILVETAGDRAQSGRYSIEYTGRVFSSELMNVSITNLTKSDSGRYRCRLDRDWAPDSYEEFVIRVEDAPITSKPNWTPRPLSTSVPSASTLTTTQSLSTSSKSSTPSSASPEATKQTHQEHTTPAAGPESVNVKPTHSTAQTATGVLLYVGLILVVMIILLSAAVLIFCRKRTKEPPVESEYANVTKPNPMYEEIRDEDRQSRSSPVEISRVKTYAKYTKPNGVETTDDDYSFVTAASSQKTTEDNSNELNYSQVDFSNAAAASLNSSPCGKADNVLYSVPRVEASLDGRQAEDASPPLYSTVS; encoded by the exons ATGAACATGAAAGTCCATCACACTTTGatctgcttcttcttcctca CACTGCAGGATGGAAAAACTGGTCTCATCAATGCAGAAATTCATAATGGCATTGAAGGAGGAAACATCACAGTAAAATGCTCCTTCACTTTCTCTGGAAGCAGGAAGATCTTCTGTAGGAATGAATGTGAAGAAAAAGACATTCTCGTTGAAACAGCTGGTGACAGAGCTCAGAGTGGCAGATACAGCATTGAATATACAGGGCGGGTTTTTTCTTCTGAACTCATGAATGTGAGCATCACAAATCTGACTAAGTCTGACTCAGGACGGTACAGATGTAGATTGGACAGAGATTGGGCTCCAGATTCATATGAGGAGTTTGTCATCAGAGTTGAAGATG CTCCAATCACTTCTAAACCAAACTGGACTCCCAGACCTTTGTCAACATCAGTCCCATCAGCCTCCACACTGACGACAACACAGAGTTTAAGCACCAGTTCAAAAAGCTCAACACCTTCATCAGCCTCTCCTGAAGCTACCAAGCAGACTCATCAGGAACATACAACACCAGCTGCAGGTCCAG AAAGTGTTAATGTAAAACCAACACATTCTACTGCTCAAACAGCGACAGGCGTGCTGCTGTATGTGGGTCTGATTCTGGTCGTCATGATCATCTTATTATCAGCGGCTGTGCTGATATTCTGCAGGAAGAGGACCAAAG AACCTCCTGTAGAAAGCGAGTATGCTAATGTCACAAAG CCTAATCCAATGTATGAGGAGATcagagatgaagacagacagagcagaTCTTCTCCTGTAGAAATATCCAGAGTTAAAACTTACGCTAAATACACCAAACCAAATGGAGTTGAAACCACAGACGATGACTACAGCTTTGTCACTGCAGCCAGTTCTCAGAAGACA ACTGAAGACAACTCGAATGAACTCAACTATTCTCAGGTGGATTTTTCCAACGCTGCAGCTGCCTCGCTCAACAGCTCCCCCTGTGGTAAAGCAGATAATGTCCTCTACTCTGTGCCGCGGGTAGAAGCGAGCTTGGATGGCAGGCAAGCCGAAGacgcttctcctcctctgtaCTCTACTGTTAGTTAA